The following nucleotide sequence is from Pectinophora gossypiella chromosome 17, ilPecGoss1.1, whole genome shotgun sequence.
atttttttagcaatttattatttatttatttttttattaattattttcaattgtatatttttgcgatcgaaaattccacttaatattaactcagaataatgatctgaatcatgcatttcagtgttcgttacgatgtcacttacaccccgtacatgtacatacaggtagctatacaagtaggtatgggtgtttagtgacaccttaacgaatactgagcgggatggccatgattttgagttgatatcgagtggaatttcctgtcggagaattcattaaagtttttgtatttttttttaattattttcagttccatacttttgcgacgtaaaaatccacttgatatcaactcagaatcatggcttgaatcatccctcaaagttttcgttacgatgtcactaacacccttcaTATAAGGAAATAATAAGGATTTGGTTTGACAAGGATATAATTATTGTTATcctataattaaaaaagtttagaattttaaagaaataaaactgGGTTGTTGGggagtacctacttactcataataatgaaaaaaaaaaaatcttattaaaaaaatgttctcACCAGCATTCTTCAAGGACATCGTCGCCTCCCAAGTGCAAGAATCGCTCGGGGAGCATATCTTGCGCTTCTCTGAATAGTTCTCTAAGCAGGTCGTATGTCTCGTTCTTGACAGGATTCAATGGCCGCCGACCGCTCTCTTTGCACTGGGTCATTATTTCCGGATGTGAAAGGCCCCATGAAGTTACATGTCCTGAAAGATATTATCATTGTTATCTCTCTGTTTACTAATTCTGGGTACAGCGTTACCAGTGCTACGGCTTTATGGGATGGCGTCGAAATGTAGCAGCGGAATTTGTCGagttaagggtgttgggactctagctcggcgacaatagatggcgtaagtgtcaTTCCTGCCAtaccattcggtgatcgaaattattatttttgtctccGACTGCTTTGTAACcaatgatgtgccgttcccgggaatgttcccaaagtaggAATGTTCTAGTTATAAAAACTGTTTAATAGTAAGGGCACTGGCTGCTTTtagttttcaaattgttcttttttgtgctctggtcttatctgcctaaaggttggGTAATAAAGCCTTTTGACGTATAAGTTTTGCGGCTCTTTACTgctgagaatgttcccaaagggAAAATTCCCGAGGACGGCACATCACTGTAACACAAGTCCACTCCGTCGGTGTCGTGAGACATTTGGTGGCGTCGAAATATACTTAAGTCAGTACCTGGTGTGTCTATTTCAAGAATGATTCTTATCCCGTGTATTCTAGCGTACTCAATAATCTGCATAATATCGGTCGTATTGTACAGCAAGGATGGAAAATAGGATCCTTCTttgctgaaataaataattcgaaTTACATTTATTAGTTGAAGTGGGATTAGGCaggtctccgaatagagacagacgcaggtgTGGCAGGACGACTTGGGTGCTGTCCTGAAAGGCTGGctggaggaagcactggagagagtcctggaagaaatggagagaggcctttgcccagcagtgggacactcggctagatcatggtataagaagaccaggtatgctcaaaactgacagctagtatttcaaggttagcccagctgacgtcggTAAcaccgtttaagacaacaggtctgagggtgctcagttgggcgcgaacctcggctcagaaaGAAAAGTTGAAGGGAAATGATATGTCACCTCAGTTCAGGGAGATTCTGTTGTCGTTCGAGATATCCGTTCGGCATCGTTCGAATGTACCTTGGGTAATCTGAAAATGTTCTCGCAGATTGGGGCATCCTTTCGCACGCACGACGAAGAAAGGATAAGCAATAAAGGATAAGAAATAATGGAAGTCATGTCACCTCAGTTCAGGGAATTTCTTGCTCTTGTAGGGGAAGCTCTGGTCATCGACAATGTGCCAGTGCAACACATTCATCTTGTTGGTGGCCATGCCGTCCAACAACTTGTGCATCGTGTCCATCGACAGGTAGTGACGTGACGTGTCCACCAATATACCGCGGTGCGAGTATTGTGGGTAGTCGTAGATTGTTGTCGCATTTATACGaacttcctttaaaaaaaaaacaaagaaatacacaatggaggtaAAAGAAAGTTACATGTTGATCTTTTTGTAAGAACGTGACTTCATTGAATTCAGTTCAGAAGACAAAACGATGAAGATTTAGAGGAATTATACGCCCGTGGATAAGTAccatccgggtgagagccctcagcgctccccatttgtccggccaggtaATGAATgcgatttgcggcaaatctacaataagtcacgtcaaattaAAGTATAGGTACCAGGaatattcaatattaaaattaacattaaatacttatgtacatacacggtgttagtgacatcgtaacgaatactgacggggatgattcagaccatgattctgagtaaatatcaagtggaatttcctgtcggaaaggcatgattttttttgtttttttttaattattttcagttacttacttacatacttttgcgatggaaaactccacttgatatcaactcagaatcatggtctgaatcatccctcaaagttttcgttacgatgtcactaacaccctatatatacttatatatactaGCAGACGTTATCCATTACTTACTTGATAATCATCAGAAATGTAGAACAGTTGTGAATATGATTCTAGACCTCTAATGATTCCCCATATAGATGCACTGGTGAGTTTAGACTTGTATCCATGCGATACAGTAAGGTTATCTGGAAGCAATTGATTGACATAGACcacttttttttcatatttttttacctttaatggatttgctcttggccccagacttgcccgaaggcttCGACGAGCTCGCCCAGAACGTGCCTATTCACTCAGGCCTTGAAAGTACCTGGGTTatattatatgcattcggaGATACAGAAGACAGCAGAAAAttccccctattcccagtagtcttaccagttgaactactgggaatttctaCTTACTTATACTCGACTCGATTACTTAGACTCGACTGCCCGtatctgcgtagatgctgtgacttgcatgtcatagcatctaatattagataaagctactaacatctagaataagtttactaacacatatgagacatgtttcgtgaaataaataaattattattattatttattattatacataaatataatagaatCCTAATAATTAAACTGGCCTGCAAAACGAATTACTACTTTTCAATGAATTCAATTATTTTCTCAACTTTAAAAgatacagattaaaaaaaagcgttttatagataattttatcttcATAAAGTAATGTAGTCCCTTCGGCTTCCCTTGAAGCTTTTACTTGACTTCAACTGCACTTAGGTGGCGATTTCTCAACACATTGAAAACAATATAACGGCTTTTTCGGTACTAGTAAACTTGGGTTCTGTAAACCAAACAAGCTAGCgtattaaaaatgttaattgAGTTTTTTGACACTAAGCTACAACTGGCTATTTTTGTTGCTTTatcttttttaaagttaaaaatgttactaatgtaagtatagttcttttcttttttgacgtgacttattgtagatttgccgcagatggcattagctacttggccggacaataaGTATAGTtcgatgaaaaaaatatatagcggAAATCGGACGTCGGTTAACAGAGAGTGGAGATTACCTCCGTGTcggattgttcttggcgcaaTCCATTGCTGTGCAGCGTAAAATGCGGCTAGTGTATTGGGCACCTTTGCGTCCGGATTAATCAAAGGCGGGCTTTTTCACGAGTGCGTGTAAAATTgtacaaattgttttttatttaataaggaatttacttaagtaaaaagaaataaaacaagTGTAGTTTAATAGCTACAAAGAatgctgataaaattatctataaaacacattttgttttaaatctagtaaataacttttataggttagaaaataattgaaaagagTAATGCTTAGTTTTACAGGCCAGAGTACTATCATATTAACACAATGTTTGCAGTCGTGTAAATGGTATGGGAAAGAGAGATCTGTATCGCGAAATGTAAACCTGGGGTTCGGAAAAATGGGATCGGAATATGTCGTTTCATTTCTACATTAATTAAATCAATCTATCGTAACTTGAAAGCAgaccaaaattcttccgcaCTTTACGCACTCAGCAGCTtcagttttatttaagtatatcgGAATAATAAACTTCCGACAGGGCAATTCGGAATAATTATGACCAGCTTTCAGCATTCAGTTGCATTTAAtttgacattggccccgattcctccagacatctcctaattttaatttaagttatacctgtcgttttcttatccgccgaaaaggaaagggacggatgatcgacagctgttaattttagaaagaatgagtagatggatgaataacctgggcgaatcaaaaaggtatctcgctggtatgcaaaccgtttgacgtgtgctgtcaacttatttctatgggagttattagccaatgtaattttttatagggttgttttagatttgtgcttaaaatttacgtgtgttccataaattttatgcttgtcgattacccgtgccTTTCCTtctcggcagataagaaaatgacagatataactaaaaataaaattagattctgtctacaggaattagcaccattgccgTCGTGGCATCAGTCGCTGCTATTTGTGAATTAATTgcttaaaaagaaaatcttacaACTTTCATCCATATCAGCATGTGGGTGGGTCTCGCAGGGCTGTGTCAATGATAGAGCCAAATACAGTGCGGGTTCTGGCTTGGATTTACGCAAGTCATTATGCCAGATATCATGTGTTTTATTGGCAGGGTGTTTTGCCTTTTTTACTATATTTGCTAATGTCATCATGTAGTGAAAGCATCTGCGTATTGCTTTGAACATAAGTCGACACGAATGATCCGGAAACTGTGAAAGAAGGAAAAACAAATAAAGCTGAGTAACTAGTTtaaataagctgcaaaagtccaatcagtttcttgcaaagtaataaattaactggttgcacttaagacctcctggttacctgttgtttctgtaatagaccaaaaacacctacaaaaaataaattttataattatgacaactaatggttcataatttcaccactgtttataaataattcgctgggctcagtgactgcacttttgctctttgattgtacctatggACGAAAAACCCAATACCTATTGTCGCGGATCACGAGACGCCATCTACGGCAATCAATGAGTTAACACTTTAACTGTCCATGCATTACATGTAATACACTGAAGACCTAGCTCGGTGCGTCCGTGCATGACATATAATACACTATTAATCATCAAGAATAGTGTTGTTCCCGAGAAGCTTgaaaaatcaaacaaatcaatgttatattttattcaacctgccaaataaaagtaaaagtaatacgttttatcttttaattaaacaaaaattaaaaaggttttCTCTTACCAAATTTCaactaaaataaatcttttttttaacatttttagtaACTAACTACATCGTTATGCAAATATTATTTGCATAACCTCCACATTcaatacaatatattaaattgagtGACACAAAATTAATGTTGCATCGTGGAACTATGTCACCTAAATTGTTCTTggcatcatatatttttttacaatcctCACATTCGCCTGAAAACATAACTCCCTCGTCATTTAAGTACACCATTGTGTGAGGTAGAAGCTTAAAAAATAGTTGGGTCCATATAATTCTTGGTAGACCAAGATTGTATAATATGTCACATTTTAGATCATGTATCTGAAATATATAATAGAACTTGACAAACTAGGAAAATTAGGTATATATAGGTAATCTTAAGTAATCACAAAAGTCTTAAcgaatacgaataataattcGTTGCTCATAAGTATATCCATAGCAGTCCGCGAATATAAATACGAGATCAACGGTTTAACCATATTTGTTACTTATAAAATTGATCATGTTTCGACGTATTTGGACAACACTATTGGTCGACGATTGAAGTTCATACGTCCGTGCATTGCATATAATGCACTATTGGACGTATGGCAATTGTATAGACAATTGCCGTGGGACAGTCAAAGTgttaagttataattataatgagcTAGGAAATTGTAAGTTGGCACGGGGTTTAAAAACCACTATGtttgttatgtaggtatatgtacagattgaagcaattcatctacagtTCACATGAAAAGTAATCATGAACAAACtcattattacaatacaatacagtacaatacaatacaatacaaaaactctttattgcacttgaatcacattaaaaaaaacattagtattataattaaattggtagtacaacaggcggccttattgctaaggtagcaatctcattagtaatattattaatagatATTAGAATGGGTAGGCAAAGATGTAGggttttgtctgttggcaaaccaaataaataaataaatacatatgtaCAAAATCATGACAGTAGGTCATCTACTTCAACAAATTGTGCACTATTAAACGTTggaccactaagcatctaaataaaaGAGAACGAAAACTCGACTAAAATACCTATCTAGGTATCAACATCGTACCATTAGCGCGTAGGTGGGTCTAGCGATTATTtgcgttgttcgatttacattgcggcgcagtaaaaactcaaaacctttaattaaacattttgcgACGAGAAAACACCTAAGTACCATTGTTTTTAATACAATCAAACAGacgtcttatttttatttcgttaCGCCTCGCCTGCAATTTTTGAGTCCCATATAATATGGGGCGATCCTATT
It contains:
- the LOC126374358 gene encoding beta-hexosaminidase subunit beta-like, whose product is MSRVIILCALAAVTVAIGPLPSMPTQGSVWPKPYREEKGNDVFYFNYLEDFAFAFPDHSCRLMFKAIRRCFHYMMTLANIVKKAKHPANKTHDIWHNDLRKSKPEPALYLALSLTQPCETHPHADMDESYNLTVSHGYKSKLTSASIWGIIRGLESYSQLFYISDDYQEVRINATTIYDYPQYSHRGILVDTSRHYLSMDTMHKLLDGMATNKMNVLHWHIVDDQSFPYKSKKFPELSKEGSYFPSLLYNTTDIMQIIEYARIHGIRIILEIDTPGHVTSWGLSHPEIMTQCKESGRRPLNPVKNETYDLLRELFREAQDMLPERFLHLGGDDVLEECWTEDPTTQQYMKEHKMSTDDLYGLYMNNTMKLLKNDTIPIMWEEAYFNKKTDMTNTVVQLRKRNAGMVEMIKKHIKVIYSTDWSLGEDLGQRFDYYYKFEPRLIAYKSTGDHSLDKYIIGGEACMWGDMVNDNNFLSSLFPRASGPAEVLWSATEGKVPEDAFNRIEEQACRMLRRGYPAEPPSGPGSCTTLKNIVKPTH